The genomic region TGAAGCTCGGCCCACACCTGCACCGCATCGGCAACGACATCGTGGCGGCCTACCTGGTCGACACCGACGAGGGCGTGAGCGTCATCGACGCCGGGCTCGCCGGGCACTGGCGCGACCTGCTCGACGAGCTCGGCGTCATGGGCCGCTCGCTGGACGACGTACGCGGGGTCGTGCTGACTCACGGCGACACCGACCACATCGGGTTCGCCGAGCGGTTGCGCCGAGACCACGGTGTGCCCGTCTTCGTCCATGCAGCCGACGCCGATCGCGCCCGCGGTGGCGAGAAGCCGAAGACGCCGATGGGGCCCAAGCGCGTCGGCCCGATGGTCACGTTCGCCGCCTACGCGCTGCGCAAGCGCGGCTGGCGCACGGAGTACCTGACCGAGGTCACCGCGGTTGCGGACGGCGAGGTGCTGGCGCTGCCGGGCTCGCCCCGGGTCATCGCGATGCCGGGGCACTCCCCCGGCAGCATCGCCGTGCACGTCCCGGTCGCGGACGCCGTCTTCGTCGGCGACGCCCTCACCACCCGCCACGTCCTGACCGGCCGCACCGGCGTCCAGCCCGCGCCGTTCACCGACGACCCGTCGCAGGCACTGGAATCCCTCGCCCGGCTCGCCGGCGTCGATGCCAGCTGGGTGCTCCCCGGGCACGGCGCCCCGTGGCGCGGCGACCTGACCGCCGTACCAGCGAAGGTGCGCCAGGCTGCCGATTGATGCCAAAGGGCAGGAAATCGGGCGGTTGACCTGTCGTTTGTCATCAAACGGCAGCCCCCGGCGCACCCCCAGGACCGAACGCCCCGTCCACCAGGACCGGCACGGTGCCGGAGGACTCGAGCGCGGCGGCGACGTCGACATCGGCGCCGAACCCCTTGTCCGCCAGCTCCAGCCCGCCGACGCAGTTGGCCAGGACATCGCGGAGTCGCCCGCGGGCCGCCTCGAACAGGTCGGCGGCGAGCCGGGCCTCGGGGCTCATCCGGTGTCCGTGCCCGAGGGCGACGAGCCCGGACAGGACCGCGCCGGCCCCCAGCTGGTCCTCGACGGCCGGCCGCAGCGAGTCGTCGGCGCTCCAGCGCTCGCCCGCGGCGATCACGGCCACCGAGCGGCCGGCCTCGAGCTGCGGAGCCAGCCAGGCCGCGACGGCGCGGGCGTTGCGGAGGCACCCGACCGCGACGCGAGCGCCGACCTCGTCCAGGGCTGCGGCGATGGTGGAGCCGTTCGGCGAGGGCAGCACCAGACGATCCACCGGCGGGCACTCGAGGAGACCGGCCGGCGAGAGCGACGGGGCGCGGACCTGACCGTCGCGGACCGCCTCCAGGCGTCCCACCGCGAGCACCGCGCCGCGTTCCTCGGCGTACGCCTGCGCCTGCGGGCCGCGCCACGGATAGGGGTAGATCCGCATCCCGCGCTCGACCGCGACGCAGACCGAGGTCGAGAAGCTCAGCACGTCGACGACCACGGCGAGGTCGGAGCGGGTGGCTCGCGCGCCGGTCGGTCCCCAGTCCATGCGTACGGCGAAGTCGCCCTGCCCGAAGAGATCAGCCACGCGCCGAAACTACCGGCGAAGCGCCACCATCCTGCGAGACTCCGCCCGTGACCGAGCAGCCCGGGTACGACGTGCTCGCCGAGGCGTACGCCGCCAGGTTCCCCGACCCGTACCTGAGGCCGCTGGAGCGGCACGCGGTCCGGGCCTTCGCCGCCGCCGTCCGGGAGACCGGGCTGCCGGGCCCGGTCGTCGACATCGGCTGCGGGACCGGCGGGGTCGCAGCCGATCTCGCGGAGCAGGGCCTGGCGGTGGTCGCGGTCGAGCCCTCGGCGCGGATGCTCGAGATCGCGACCGCGACCCACGCGGCGACACCGGTGCGCTGGGTCCGCGATGACGCGCGGCTCGGTGCCTCCGGTCTGGAGGGGGTCGCCGCGATCATCGCCCGTTTCAGCCTGATCCACGTCCCGCCCGCGCAGGTCCCGGCCGTGCTCGAGCGCTGGGCCGACCTGCTCCCGGACGGCGGTCTCGTCCTGGTGGCCTTCCAGTGCCTCGACGACAGCCCGAGCGCCGCGGTCCCGGAGCCGTGGGTGGAGTGGTCGCACCAGGTCGCGCGCGCCTGGCGCTGGCATCCGACTGCCCTCGCAGCGGCGTTCGCGGCGGCCGGCTTCCGCGAGGAGTGGCGCGCCGTGAGCCGCCCGGACGAGGACCACCGCTTCCCCGAGGCCCACCTGCAGCTGCGCCGGGAGTGCTGATCGCTCACCCGCCGACGTACGCCGCCAGGTGCTCGCCGGTGAGCGTGGAGCGGTCCGCGACCAGGTCGGCTGGGGTGCCCTCGAAGACGATCCGCCCGCCGTCGTGCCCGGCGCCCGGCCCGAGGTCGACGATCCAGTCGGCATGGGCCATCACCGCCTGGTGGTGCTCGATGACGATCACCGACTTCCCCGCGTCGACGATCCGGTCCAGCAGGCCCAGCAGGTTCTCGACGTCGGCCAGGTGCAGGCCGGTCGTCGGCTCGTCGAGGACGTAGACGCCGCCCTTCTCCCCCAGGTGCGTCGCCAGCTTCAGCCGCTGCCGCTCACCGCCGGACAGCGTCGTCAGCGGCTGCCCCAGGGTGAGGTAGCCCAGCCCGACGTCGACCAGCGTCGCCAGGATCCGGTGCGCCGCCGGGATCCGCGCCTCCCCCGCGCCGAAGAACCCCTCCGCCTCGGTGACCGGCATCGCCAGCACCTCGCTGATGTCCTTGCCGCCCAGCGTGTAGTCGAGCACCTCGGCCAGGAAGCGCCGGCCCTCGCAGACCTCGCACGGCGCCGCGACCCCGGCCATCATCCCCAGGTCGGTGTAGACGACGCCCGCACCCTTGCAGTTGGGGCAGGCACCCTCGGAGTTCGCGCTGAACAGCGCCGGCTTGACGCCGTTCGCCTTGGCGAACGCCTTGCGGATCGGGTCGAGCAGTCCCGTGTACGTCGCGGGGTTGCTGCGCCGCGAGCCCTTGATGGCGCCCTGGTCGACGACCACGACGCCGTCCCGGCCGGCGACCGAGCCGTGGATCAGCGAGCTCTTGCCGGACCCGGCCACCCCGGTGACGACGCAGAGCACCCCGAGCGGGATGTCGACGTCCACGGACTGGAGGTTGTGGGTGTCGGCGCCCCGCACCTCCAGGGCCCCGGCTGGGGCTCGGACCGTGTCCTTCAGCGCCGCCCGGTCGTCGAGGTGGCGGCCGGTGAGGGTGTCGCTGGCGCGCAGGCCGGCCACTGTGCCCTCGAAGACGACCTCGCCGCCGGCGGACCCGGCCAGCGGGCCGAGGTCGACCACGTGGTCGGCGATCGCGATGGTCTCGGGCTTGTGCTCGACGACGAGGACCGTGTTGCCCTTGTCGCGCAGCTGGAGCAGCAGCCGGTTCATCCGGGCGATGTCGTGGGGATGCAGGCCGATCGTCGGCTCGTCGAAGACGTAGGTGACGTCGGTGAGCGAGGAGCCGAGGTGGCGGATCATCTTGGTGCGCTGCGCCTCGCCGCCGGACAGGGTGCCCGAAGGCCGGTCCAGGGAGAGGTAGCCGAGCCCGATCTCGACGAACGAGTCGAGGGTCGCCCCCAGGGCCCCCAGCAGCGGCGCCACCGACGGCTCGTCCAGGCCGCCGACCCAGTCGGCGAGGTCGCTGATCTGCATCGCGCAGGCGTCGGCGATCGAGGTGCCGTGGATCGTGGACGAGCGCGCCGCCGCGGTGAGGCGGGTCCCCTCGCAGTCGGGGCAGGTCGTGAATGTCACCGCCCGCTCCACGAACGCCCGGATGTGCGGCTGCATGGCGTCGACGTCCTTGGCCAGGAACGACTTCTGGATCTGCGGGATCAGCCCGAGATAGGTCAGGTTGATGCCGTCGATCTTGATCTTCGTGGCCTCCTTGTGCAGGAGCGCGTCGAGCTCCTGCTCGGTGTACTTCCCGATCGGCTTGTCGGGGTCGAACCACCCGCAGCCGCGGTAGATCCGGCCGTACCAGCCGTCCATCGAGTAGCCGGGGATCCGCAGCGCCCCCTCGTTGAGCGACAACGTGTCGTCGTAGAGCGCCGAGAGGTCGATGTCGTTGACAGCGCCCCGGCCCTCGCAGCGCGGGCACATGCCGCCGGTGATCGAGAACGAGCGCTTCTCCTTGGTCGTGCGCCCGCCCTTCTCCAGCGTGACCGCGCCGGCGCCGCTGATCGAGGCGACGTTGAACGAGAACGCCTGCGGTGAGCCGAGGTGCGGGGTGCCGAGCCGGCTGAACAGGATCCTCAGCATCGCGTTGGCGTCGGTGACGGTGCCGACCGTGGAGCGTGGGTTGGCCCCCATCCGCTCCTGGTCCACGAGGATCGCGGTCGTCAGCCCGTCCAGCAGGTCCACCTCGGGGCGGGCCAGCGTGGGCATGAAGCCTTGCACGAACGCCGAGTAGGTCTCGTTGATCAGCCGCTGGGACTCCGCCGCGATCGTGCCGAACACCAGGGAGCTCTTGCCCGAGCCCGAGACGCCGGTGAAGACCGTGAGCCGGCGCTTGGGGAGCTCGACGCTGACGTCCTTGAGGTTGTTCACCCGGGCGCCGAGCACCCGGATCAGGTCGTGACTGTCGGCCATGTGGTTCACGCGGCGGCGCCGTCCTTCGTCGTCATCTGCTCGGTCTCCTGGGCGGTGCGTGGTGGGGCTAGGTGACCTCGAAGATACGGATCATCGAGCCGGCGGGGTCCCGGACGGCGCAGTCGCGCACGCCCCAGGGCTGGTCGGTCGGCTCCTGGACCACCTCGGTGTCCCCCGCCTGCAGCCGGTCGAAGGTCCCGGCGAGGTCGGGGGTGGCGAGGTTGATGCCGGCGTAGGTGCCCTTGGCCATCATCGCCGAGATCGTCTCGCGCTCCTCCGGGCTGATGCCCGGGTCGGCGAACGGTGGCTGCAGCACGATCGAGACGTCCGGCTGGCCGGCGGGACCCAGGGTGAGCCAGTGCTGGCCGCCGTACTCGACGTCGTTGCGGACCTCGAAGCCGAGCAGGTCGCGGTAGAAGGCGAGCGAGGCCTCCGCGTCGTGGTGCGGGAGGAATGCCTGGTGGATGGTGAGTTTCATGGGCGTCCACGCTAGGCCGGTTCCGCCCGGTCTGCTTCTCGATTCCTGACCGGTCTGGGGCACCCCCCGAATCCATGCGAACGGCGCCCCCCGACCCGGCCGCGCGGACCGATAGCCTGCCGCCGTGCACCGCCCCGAGCCGCCTCCGGTCGTACGCCGCGCCTACACCGACCTCCCCCACGGCCAGGTGCACCTACGCCGGGTCCAACCGGCCGGCCCGACCGGCCCGACCGACCCGACCGACTCGGCGCCGCCGCTGGTCTGCCTGCACATGAGCCCCGCGTCCGGCCTGGTCTACGAGACCGTGATGGCCCAGATCGGACGCACCCGAACGGTCCTCGCGCCCGACACGCCCGGCTTCGGCGCCTCGGACCCGCTGCCGGCCTACCCCGGGATCGGGGACTACGCCGACGTCGTGATCGCGCTGGTGGAGGCGCTGCAGCTCCCGGGCCCGGTCGACCTGATGGGCTACCACACCGGCTCGCTGACCGCGGTCGAGGTGGCCCGGCGCCGCCCCGACCTGGTGCGCCGCATCGTCGCGGTGTCGATGCCGGTCTTCTCCGAGGCCGAGCTGGTCCGCTTCCGGGCCCTCTACAGCACGGACCCGATCTTCACAGTGGACGGTGAGCGGCTGCTGGAGAAGTGGCGCTGGTTCGTGGAGTTCTTCCGGGTCGGCCGGGTCAACACCGTCGAGCACGCCGCCCGGATCTTCCTCGCCCGGCTCTCCGGCGGCGAGCGGCACTGGTGGGGCCACCACGCGGCGTTCGGGTACGACGTCGTCCCGGTGCTCCAGGAGCTGCGCACCCCGCTGCTGGTGCTGAACCCCGACGACGACCTGACCGAGCACACCCGGCTCGCCGTGCCGCACCTGGCCTCCGGCGAGGTGCTCGAGGTCCCGCGCTGGACGCACGGGTTCCTGGACACCGCCGCCGCGGATGCGGCGGCGCTCGTCACGGCGTACCTCGACTCCGGACGGGTTCCCGCGGCGCCCTGAGCCCGCCGCCCGGTCGCTCAGAGCGCCGGGAGCACCCGCTGGGCGAGCAGCGGCGCGAGGTCGTCGGGCAGCGGCGTCGCGGACGGGTCCAGCCACCGCAGCTCGTCGATCTCCGCCGCGACGACCGGGTCCGCGACCGACGGGTGCTCGAAGACGACTGCCTCCACCTCGTGACCGGCCTCGTTCGCCGCCGCCGCCCGGAACCGGCCGAGGCGGCGCAGCTGGACCGGGTCCAGGTGGACCCCGACCTCCTCCGAGCACTCCCGGACCGCCGTCTGTTCCGGGCTCTCCCCCGGCTCGTGCTTGCCGCCGGGCAGCATGAACCGGGCGGTCCCCCGCTTGCGCACCGTGAGCACCCGGCCGCGCGCGTCGCGCAGGACGACGGCGCTGACCCGGATCAGCGGCGGCTCGGCGGTCGGCGGCGAGGACGGCGCGGTGGTCATGGCCGGCGAGCCTAGACCGCCCGGCCCTCGGGAGTCGCAACGAGGCCGCGCTCCACCCGGTGGCGCTCTCAGGCGCGGGTGGAGTGACGCCGGTGCGCCGAGGGCGTGGTGCCGTACTGGCGGACGAACGCCTGGCGCAGCGCCTCGGCGGACCGGAACCCGCACCGCCGAGCCACGGTGCTGAGCGGCTCCGAGGTCGCCTCCAACAGGCGCGCCGCGACCTCCAGCCGTACGCCGCGCGCGTGGCGCCCGGGCGTGGTGCCGAGCTCAGCCGCGAAGACCCGGGTCAGGTGCCGCACGCTGACGCCCGCGACCGCGGCCAGGGTGGCCGTGTCGGCGGGGGCGCCCGGGTCCGCCGTCAGGTAGCTGACGACGCGCCGGACGACCGCGCTGCTCGCGGCGGGCGCCGTGGTGTGGATGCTCATCTGCGACTGGTTGCCGGGCCGCTGGAGATAGGTCACCAGGTTGCGCGACACCTCGCGCGCGAGGTCGGCGCCGTGGTCCTCCTCGATGAAGGCCAGGGCCAGGTCGAGAGCGCTCGTCACGCCGGCGGCGGTCGTGACCGCGCCGTCCCGGACGAAGATCGGGTCGGGGTCCACCAGCACCGCGGGGTGGCGACGGGCCAGCCGGCGGGCGTACTGCCAGTGAGTGGTCGCGCGCCGACCGTCGAGCAGGCCGGCGGCCGCCAGCACGCTGGCGCCGGTGCACACCGACGCGGTCCGGCGCGCGCCGGCGGCGAGCCGGCGGACGTGGTCGCGGACCAGGTTGCTCGCCGCGGCCCGCTCGTGGCCGAAGCCGCCGGAGACGATCACGGTGTCGAGCACCGCGGGCACCCGCTCGAGGGCGTCCTCGGCGGCGAGGAGGAGCCCCGGCCCGCAGCCGATGGGACCGCCGCCCGGCGAGACGACCCGGATCCGGTACGGCACCGCGGGCGCGCCGAGCAGGTTCGCGGTGCTGAACGACGTGGTGAGACAGGCGATGTCGAGCAGCTCGGCGTCGTCGTACCCGACGACGACCATGAGGCGCTCGACCATGCCACCGCAGTCTAGGCGGCCTGTGCAGCCAGGGATGCCCGGTTTTCGGACCTGGCCCGGCCACGGCCGCCTCGGCGGCTCCACGGCCTCCTAGCGTCCAGGCATGACGACGACCACGAGCAGCCAGGTCCGCACCTCGCCCACCGGAACCCTCCGTTCGGAGGGCCATCACGCAGCCCCCGAGGGCCGTGCCACCGCGCCGCCCGGAGTCCGCGGCAGGTGGATCACCCGCCGGTGGCCCACGCTGCTCGGCATCGCCCTCGGGGCGGTGATGCTCGCCGACCTGGAGGAGGGCTCGGAGGTCGCGGTCGTCCTGCTGATCGCCGCCCTGGGCTACCTCGCCACGGCGGCGCTGGCCCGGCCCGGCGCGATCTGGGCAGTGGTCGGCCTGGAGGTCGCGGCCGTCGTGGGCCTGCAGCTCCTCGACGTCGACCCGACCCCGGTCCTCGCCGTCGGCGCTGGGCTCCTGGCGGTCGCCATGGTGCTCGGGGCCGGTCGCAAGGGCCCCCGCCCCGGTGCCTGGTACCCGGCCCTCACCCTGGTCTTCCTGGCCTGCGGCGTCGTGGGCGCCTGGGCGAGCCCGACCCTGGCCGGCGGCGTCGTCGGGCTGGGACTGCTCGGCCACGCGGCCTGGGACGCCCTGCACTGGCGCCGGCACCTGGTCGTGCGCCGGTCGTTCGCGGAGTGGTGCGGCGTGCTCGACACCGTGCTGGGCGTCGGGGTGCTGCTGGTCGTGCTGGGCTGAGCGGAGGTCACCGGGACCGGTGCGTCATCCCAGCAGGAACACCCGCAACGCGGAGACGAACGCGTCCGGCTGCTCGGAGTGCACCCAGTGGCCGGCTCCCTTGATCGTGACCAGCCGGGTGCGCGGGAACAGGCGGTCCATCACTGCGCGATCCTCCGGCTCGATGTAGCCGGACTGCTCGCCGGCGACCCAGAGCACCGGACCCTCGAAGCTGCCCTCCGCGTCGGGGAACCCGCCGATCGTCGGCAGCTCCCGGCGCAGCAGGTCCAGGTTGGCCTGCCAGTGGAAGCCGCCCCCGCCGGTGCGCAGGTTCTGCAGCAGGAAGCCCCGGACCCGCGGGTCGGGGATCGCCTCAGCGAGGCGCTCGTCGGCATCGGAGCGCCGGGTGAGGGCTCCGAGGTCGAGTCCGGCCAGGCTGTCCAGCAGGTGCTCGAACTCGCCGGCTCCGGTGCTCTCCCCCGGCGCGATGTCGACGACCACGAGCCGGTCGACGAGGTCGGGGTGCCGCAGCGCGAGCAGCATGGCGACCTTGCCGCCCATCGAGTGGCCGACGACGTGGACCGGGCCCGCCGCGGCGTACCCGGCGCGCAGGTGCTCGGCGACGGCGTCGGCCAGGGCCGGGTAGGAGAGCTCCTCGGTCCAGCCCGAGCGGCCGTGGTTCGGCAGGTCGACCAGCAGGGAGCGGGCCTCGGGCTGGAGCGCCTTCGCGATCTGGGTGAAGTTCCGGCCCTGCCCGAACAGGCCGTGCAGGAAGACGATCCGCTGCCCGCTGTCGCCGACCTCGGTGCTGTGGATCCCGGTCCTGGCGCTGGTGCTCGTCGGGCTCGCGGCTGAGTTCACGCCGCCAGCCTAGGGCGGCGTCCGGCAGCGACGACGGCCACCTCGTCCAGCCCCAGCAGGGAGCCGGAACGTCCGTCGCGCTCCTGGGCGTCGAGCCGCTCGGCGACCAGGTCGGCCGCCACCCGCGCGGGCTCGCGTACGCCGACCCCGGCAGGCACCGACGCGCGGGTCGCGGAGCGGTCCTGGGACACAATGATCGTATATCCGATATCTTCAGCGTCATGAGTGCAGCGAAGGGTCCCAAGCTCGCGTTGATGGTGCCGTCGACGAACACCTCGGTGGAGCGCGAGTACCACCACATCCGCCCGCAGGACCTGTCCTGGCACACCGGCCGGATCATGATCAAGGCGCCCGCCCTGGACTCCGCCGAGGCGTTCGGCAAGTTCCGCGAGTGCCTCAACGAGGCCCTGCCCGACGCGCTCGAGGTCGCCATGACCTGCCGGCCGGACTACATCGTCATGGGCATGTCCGCCGAGACGTTCTGGGGCGGGGTGCAGGGCAACGCAGCCTTCGAGCAGAACGTCCGCGACCTCACCGGCCTCGAGGTCAGCACCGGCGCCACTGCCGCCGGCGAGGCGCTGAAGGCGTTCGGCGCCCGGCGCATCGGCGTCGTCACGCCGTACCAGCCGGTCGGCGACGAGCAGGTCGTCGCGTACTTCACCGAGCTCGGCTTCGAGGTCGCCGCGATCACCGGCCTGTGCTCCGCCTCGGCCACCTCGATCGCCGATGAGACCCCCGAGACCATCCGGGAGGCCTTCCTGTCCGTCGACGGTCCCGACGTCGACGCGCTGATCCAGTGCGGCACCAACCTCGAGGCGATGGCGGTCGCCGCAGAGCTGGAGAAGGAGCTCGGCAAGCCGGTCATCGCGATCAACCTGGCCACGATCTGGCACGCGCTGCGTGCCAACGGCATCGAGGACCGGATCGCCGGGCACGGCTCGCTGCTCGAGCTGCACTGAAAACCCACCCACCCGAGGAGTCCTC from Nocardioides pantholopis harbors:
- a CDS encoding NUDIX hydrolase, translating into MTTAPSSPPTAEPPLIRVSAVVLRDARGRVLTVRKRGTARFMLPGGKHEPGESPEQTAVRECSEEVGVHLDPVQLRRLGRFRAAAANEAGHEVEAVVFEHPSVADPVVAAEIDELRWLDPSATPLPDDLAPLLAQRVLPAL
- a CDS encoding alpha/beta fold hydrolase, whose protein sequence is MNSAASPTSTSARTGIHSTEVGDSGQRIVFLHGLFGQGRNFTQIAKALQPEARSLLVDLPNHGRSGWTEELSYPALADAVAEHLRAGYAAAGPVHVVGHSMGGKVAMLLALRHPDLVDRLVVVDIAPGESTGAGEFEHLLDSLAGLDLGALTRRSDADERLAEAIPDPRVRGFLLQNLRTGGGGFHWQANLDLLRRELPTIGGFPDAEGSFEGPVLWVAGEQSGYIEPEDRAVMDRLFPRTRLVTIKGAGHWVHSEQPDAFVSALRVFLLG
- a CDS encoding maleate cis-trans isomerase family protein — translated: MSAAKGPKLALMVPSTNTSVEREYHHIRPQDLSWHTGRIMIKAPALDSAEAFGKFRECLNEALPDALEVAMTCRPDYIVMGMSAETFWGGVQGNAAFEQNVRDLTGLEVSTGATAAGEALKAFGARRIGVVTPYQPVGDEQVVAYFTELGFEVAAITGLCSASATSIADETPETIREAFLSVDGPDVDALIQCGTNLEAMAVAAELEKELGKPVIAINLATIWHALRANGIEDRIAGHGSLLELH
- a CDS encoding VOC family protein, which encodes MKLTIHQAFLPHHDAEASLAFYRDLLGFEVRNDVEYGGQHWLTLGPAGQPDVSIVLQPPFADPGISPEERETISAMMAKGTYAGINLATPDLAGTFDRLQAGDTEVVQEPTDQPWGVRDCAVRDPAGSMIRIFEVT
- a CDS encoding ATP-binding cassette domain-containing protein, which gives rise to MADSHDLIRVLGARVNNLKDVSVELPKRRLTVFTGVSGSGKSSLVFGTIAAESQRLINETYSAFVQGFMPTLARPEVDLLDGLTTAILVDQERMGANPRSTVGTVTDANAMLRILFSRLGTPHLGSPQAFSFNVASISGAGAVTLEKGGRTTKEKRSFSITGGMCPRCEGRGAVNDIDLSALYDDTLSLNEGALRIPGYSMDGWYGRIYRGCGWFDPDKPIGKYTEQELDALLHKEATKIKIDGINLTYLGLIPQIQKSFLAKDVDAMQPHIRAFVERAVTFTTCPDCEGTRLTAAARSSTIHGTSIADACAMQISDLADWVGGLDEPSVAPLLGALGATLDSFVEIGLGYLSLDRPSGTLSGGEAQRTKMIRHLGSSLTDVTYVFDEPTIGLHPHDIARMNRLLLQLRDKGNTVLVVEHKPETIAIADHVVDLGPLAGSAGGEVVFEGTVAGLRASDTLTGRHLDDRAALKDTVRAPAGALEVRGADTHNLQSVDVDIPLGVLCVVTGVAGSGKSSLIHGSVAGRDGVVVVDQGAIKGSRRSNPATYTGLLDPIRKAFAKANGVKPALFSANSEGACPNCKGAGVVYTDLGMMAGVAAPCEVCEGRRFLAEVLDYTLGGKDISEVLAMPVTEAEGFFGAGEARIPAAHRILATLVDVGLGYLTLGQPLTTLSGGERQRLKLATHLGEKGGVYVLDEPTTGLHLADVENLLGLLDRIVDAGKSVIVIEHHQAVMAHADWIVDLGPGAGHDGGRIVFEGTPADLVADRSTLTGEHLAAYVGG
- a CDS encoding MBL fold metallo-hydrolase is translated as MKLGPHLHRIGNDIVAAYLVDTDEGVSVIDAGLAGHWRDLLDELGVMGRSLDDVRGVVLTHGDTDHIGFAERLRRDHGVPVFVHAADADRARGGEKPKTPMGPKRVGPMVTFAAYALRKRGWRTEYLTEVTAVADGEVLALPGSPRVIAMPGHSPGSIAVHVPVADAVFVGDALTTRHVLTGRTGVQPAPFTDDPSQALESLARLAGVDASWVLPGHGAPWRGDLTAVPAKVRQAAD
- a CDS encoding class I SAM-dependent methyltransferase, with the translated sequence MTEQPGYDVLAEAYAARFPDPYLRPLERHAVRAFAAAVRETGLPGPVVDIGCGTGGVAADLAEQGLAVVAVEPSARMLEIATATHAATPVRWVRDDARLGASGLEGVAAIIARFSLIHVPPAQVPAVLERWADLLPDGGLVLVAFQCLDDSPSAAVPEPWVEWSHQVARAWRWHPTALAAAFAAAGFREEWRAVSRPDEDHRFPEAHLQLRREC
- a CDS encoding alpha/beta hydrolase, which translates into the protein MHRPEPPPVVRRAYTDLPHGQVHLRRVQPAGPTGPTDPTDSAPPLVCLHMSPASGLVYETVMAQIGRTRTVLAPDTPGFGASDPLPAYPGIGDYADVVIALVEALQLPGPVDLMGYHTGSLTAVEVARRRPDLVRRIVAVSMPVFSEAELVRFRALYSTDPIFTVDGERLLEKWRWFVEFFRVGRVNTVEHAARIFLARLSGGERHWWGHHAAFGYDVVPVLQELRTPLLVLNPDDDLTEHTRLAVPHLASGEVLEVPRWTHGFLDTAAADAAALVTAYLDSGRVPAAP
- a CDS encoding 2-phosphosulfolactate phosphatase; amino-acid sequence: MADLFGQGDFAVRMDWGPTGARATRSDLAVVVDVLSFSTSVCVAVERGMRIYPYPWRGPQAQAYAEERGAVLAVGRLEAVRDGQVRAPSLSPAGLLECPPVDRLVLPSPNGSTIAAALDEVGARVAVGCLRNARAVAAWLAPQLEAGRSVAVIAAGERWSADDSLRPAVEDQLGAGAVLSGLVALGHGHRMSPEARLAADLFEAARGRLRDVLANCVGGLELADKGFGADVDVAAALESSGTVPVLVDGAFGPGGAPGAAV
- a CDS encoding GlxA family transcriptional regulator encodes the protein MVERLMVVVGYDDAELLDIACLTTSFSTANLLGAPAVPYRIRVVSPGGGPIGCGPGLLLAAEDALERVPAVLDTVIVSGGFGHERAAASNLVRDHVRRLAAGARRTASVCTGASVLAAAGLLDGRRATTHWQYARRLARRHPAVLVDPDPIFVRDGAVTTAAGVTSALDLALAFIEEDHGADLAREVSRNLVTYLQRPGNQSQMSIHTTAPAASSAVVRRVVSYLTADPGAPADTATLAAVAGVSVRHLTRVFAAELGTTPGRHARGVRLEVAARLLEATSEPLSTVARRCGFRSAEALRQAFVRQYGTTPSAHRRHSTRA